DNA sequence from the Nilaparvata lugens isolate BPH unplaced genomic scaffold, ASM1435652v1 scaffold5628, whole genome shotgun sequence genome:
gcattgagaaacatgactacaaaattttgtatttctcaaaaatatgaagttaaatgatttaaatttgtagcttcaagggaaagataaGGACATCGGTGGAATGATTTGAACTGTAAAATCGTTTTCCAAAGAGCTTGAGATGTGGGAAAAGAATGTtgtccagtttgaatataaaaacttttccagtctgaagaaaataaatgacgagaaaaatccttCACAGCACCTCAGCAATAACCAATAATACAgttcagacttgagacaacagtttgatcaacgacttcaagattttaaaagcatatcgaaTATGGTACAATTCGTCAACTCTCCTTCTGTAGAGATCGATGCAGAAGTattgcagcttgtgttgtaaaaacttttggtggagatcaggcttcagttgaaatggagtttgtgaatttttaaaatgatcttgtctctcagatcactttctacaactggaaatatttggcctcaaatccccaaagaaaaatatccaattattattcaagttgcattgaggttgaaagctatgctcagctctacctacttgtgtgaatcatctttttcaagtataaaattcataaaaaatcgatataggaacATTTTtgggacaactgcatcagaatggcggctacaacgtacactccaaacattATGAAAATACTTGATCGCCAAAAAGAGTTTctctgctctcattgaaatgtacatttcaacttttgttatactttttgctatgagataagttgatttcaacactagaaatgtatctttatagggAATAAAAGATACTTTGTTTATTCTAATATtcgttggtagctcactagaagatttataaatgctattctagctcacaggctcataagtTTAGCGACCACTGTACTAGAACATTAGCGTGTATATTCTCATGCAACAGGGCCCTGAATACAATTTCTTCATGAATCTAATTAATCATCTTTTGCAGCACAAGATAGACTGCGTTATACACTTTGCGGCGTTGAAAGCAGTTGGAGAATCATGCCAAGAACCACTCAAGTATTACAGCAACAATGTCACGGGATCTATCACCTTGTTGAAGGTTAGTTTTCAATCATTTCCTCCATCATACAGTCAATTTATTTTGAGTTTGGTTTGTATTACATACAGTAAGATAAGGTATGCGAAGCGTATTAGCAGATACAAATTCTGCTATACACAATTagaaatattctattcattatgAACCAATTTTTCAATACAGTACAATGCAACTCTTTCATTATCTAGATTGCCTGTCTAATACAATAGGTACTTCCTTTACTAAGTAGAGACAAAGAGAGAAGATAGCACAATGCTTTCTTCTCTATCTTATTGTCTAGATAGTCCTTCCTAATAAGTCTGCGACTCATGTATCATCATCAGAAAAAACAAAAGTAGCATTGTTTTCCGTTATTCGTTACATTGATTTGTAACCGATGATATGATACTGGTATCAGTGTcctattttgtaatagtatatttcgcacctagggccgaaaatgagacttttccggctcgaaatagGTCTTCaatctaatacaaggccgcgtcctacgatattgcaacgtcgcagtgtaggcctagcatctaatacatgattggtggaaaagatttaaaaaaataccagctgatctttttcaccaatcatgtattagattgtaggcctacactgcgacgttgcaacatcgtaggccgcggccttgtattagaggtggctatggtataagccaactctttattttatcacaGATATGGTTAacaactgcaagagataggagtgtggaacaggatagttgtgaaactatgatagagCCAGAAATGTCTCAAACACAAACAAAATGttgaaacaacagaactgaaagttttcaaccttatcattctacctccatttagagaggcttttgtttgagccgaatgaaatcttctatcttctatatataattatataaaagtgaatgtgtttgtgtgtttgttccctatgacttgaaaaatacttgatatAACGGCATggaactttgggaatatgttgtgtgaatattggggatggtttctgaccagaaattttaatagggtggctaataatgatttattattatccattttttattatttattagcctaatccattttacagacctatgttttcgaaattgtagatattactaccaattgattgagaagaatatgttttgggaataatgaatgctgcatgactaagcacataggaagtccgtattcagatgtaaatgaaaatattaattgtcagatacatttcatgattcaccaaataaagtaaagtgtgacatgagatacatttactttttggcggtacgaagttcgccaggtaagctattatataagctttattattaatagtcaacggtGAAAAAAGACatgctcaatcaccaggaatactataaattctatgaaggaccagttagccattaattttgagtagttcaatcacttccattatggacactgaatacattatggacaatcaatgcgtatgaaatttattagctacaaaataaaaaactttgattgaagtgaccccgactactacaattatgaataaccatttagatcaaatataagaaattgctcacatctctcatcaactcgtactttttgttcacaaaatattagttaccgtatattgaatgaactcacggctacgTAGTACtatactcaagtttgtctttttctggccgtgctacaaataaatgtaggtttatgtttgacaactcgattttgtaatcttgttgtctattaagaaatttttcaatgtgatttttgtttgcaataatatttgaatttgagaagagaattatcaacaaactcctaaccaaagaacaattacaacatatgttaaaatatcatgtgtcaattatctcagtttcacatggcgttcactttaccatgttcataaccttacttaataggatcctttttcatcctttgaaacccttagaggcaaaatatttgaaaatccgttcttagtgcgcgtctagcatgtttgaagaatatttgtgcaaagttttaagtctgtaggccaattagtttgagctgtagtgtgattttacctcaacattttcgaaaaatgccctctcctgaacccccctgtgctcctgatcgaaatttttctgcatggatctaatttttttgtagtttgtgctgtggtgtgatttcagtctgttggggcttagccttttatagatatagagatgagagagagagaataattgtttattaagcacttccgaaagcaaaagtggaaggtgatagctctagcaaatctgaggtaatctgaatatcaggaaattgtccaagtatttttattttttattctgatttgtctaaataacctaaaagattatgttcaattatgtgggaggttgagtttatacttttttattctttcaaatgacaataagatgatattataaatgttttaattattattgaatgataaacacaaaattttgaaaagttttttgatcagctgttttagcacacttgaaatttggccaatctgaatgtcaacgtcaacaatgcttgttgtcaacttcggaagtttaggttagaagttctatcctactctgaaaatcggatttgaatagtttataatgtatatcttatctgtattttattcatccaaataaaatgatagtatattattgcggaatactttattcaattctagaagcataaactgattccgtttcataaactatttttgaaaacgttcagcaccatggatattgcccaagtagttccaaaattatccaccaggtttcgtgataaactcagtactatgaggttcgaggttagattctattatactctgaaaattgaatttgaatagtttataatatcgtatttgtatttcattcatccaaataaaatgatagtgtcttattgcaaaatactttattctattctagaagcataaactgattccgtttcataaactattttgtaaacacgttcacatcaaatcagaatcagctgacttcaaggttattttacagccctagggccgtaaaaattttaccggcctggtcagaaaacaatcactttcggcctccatatgatgcaCGAAAACctgctcattacatccaagtggggcgaaatagtatatttcgcacctagggccgaaaatgagacttttctggctcgaaatcggttttcaagtccgaggccgtaggccgaggactagaaaagattgagagccagaaacacatttttgcccatggtgagaacgttatttttcgccacacagaaaaataaacaatataaatatgagaataatttattgtttattaggcacttccgaaagcaaaggaaggtcatagctcttgcaaatctgaggtaatctgaatatcaggaaattgtccaagtatttttattttttattctgatttgtctaaataacctaaaagattatgttcaattatgtgggaggttgagtttatacttttttattctttcaaatgacaataagatgatatcataaattttttaattattattgaataataaacacaaaattttgaaaagtttattgatcagctgttttagcacacttgaaatttggccaatctgaatgtcaacgtcaacaatgcttgttgtcaacttcggaagtttaggttagaagttctatcctactctgaaaatcggatttgaatagtttataatgtatatcttatctgtatttcattcatccaaataaaatgatagtatattattgcagaatactttattcaattctacaagcataaactgattccttttcataatctatttttgaaaacgttcagcaccatggatattgcccaagtagttccaaaattatccaccaggtttcgtgataaactcagtactatgaggttcgaggttagattctattgtgctctgaaaattgaatttgaatagtttataatatcatatttgtatttcattcatccaaataaaatgatagtatcttattgcaaaatactttattcaattctagaagcataaactgattccgtttcataaactattttgtaaacacgttcacatcaaatcagatcAAAAGTTgcttttcgccccacttggatgtaatgagctggttctcgtgcgtcatatggaggccgaaaatgattgttttctgaccaggccggtaaaagttttacggccctagggctgtaaaataaccttgaagtcagctgattctgatttgatgtgaacgtgtttacaaaatagtttatgaaatggaatcagtttatgcctctagaattgaataggtattctgcaataagatactatcattttatttggatgaataaaatacagataagatatatattataaagtattcaaattcgattttcagagtaggatagaacttctaacctaaacttaacctaaacaagcattgttgacgttgacattcagattggccaaatttcaagtgtgctaaaacagctgatcaaaaaacttttcattatttgtgtttattattcaagaatcaaaacatttataataatatcatcttattgtcatttggaagaataaaaagtataaactcaacctcttacataattgaacataatcttttaggttatttagacaaatgagaataaaaaataaaaatactttgacaatttcctgatattcagattacctcagatttgctagagctatgaccttcctgttttgctttcagaagtgcctaataaacaataattattctcatatttatattgtttatttttctgtttggcgaaaaataacgttctcaccatgggcaaaaatgtttttccggctctcaatcttttctagtcctcggcctacggcctcggactcaaaaaccgatttcgagccggaaaagtctaattttcggccctaggtgcgaaatatactatgaCATTTTATCTCttgtatgaaataaaatatcaatttatattataaaatgatagtatttcGTGTAAATGATCGTGTAGTGATGAACGTTACtacactaagggccgtttgcacaatgccagtttaaactaaatttcatcttaaactggattgaATCTATATCAAGtatcgtttgttataatgtgattcattttgagtttaagccaacagctgattgaataCAGTTTGagctttcactgtgcaaacggcccttagataTAAGtcgtattttatttcaaaagcaTGGATGTCATATAATAAgtgtatattattttcaaaatgtaatgatttttattctatgTAAGGTGATGAAAGAGAAGAATGTGACGAAATTGGTGTTTTCTTCATCATCTACCGTCTATGGAAATCCTGAATATCTACCTATATGTGAAAAACATCCAACTGGACGAAGCTGTACAAATCCTTATGGCAAATCGAAATACTTTGTTGAAGAAATTCTCAGAGATTTGGTGACTTCTGACAAGGTAAGCTGGATTAGTACAAACTATCGTCAACCCAGGTTTAGATTTTCTGGATGAGTCTGGTATTATTTTTCTGGATTTgtcttcataaataaataaatgtcaaCCACCTGTACTCGCGCACAAGATACAAACTTTGATTGTAGGATTAATtcgaataaaatagaaattctcTTATTATAACGATTCAAATCTTATGATTGAATACAATAGATTCAAATCTATATATTGAAATCTATAATCTGATATTGAATCATAGATTCAAATCTATGATTGTAGGATTAATtcgaataaaatagaaattctcTTATTATATCGATTCAaatcttttcattattattaaaaggaTGATATCAACATGAGTTTTTTTTCTTGTCCGTATGATATGGGTAAAAGTATTCAATCCACTTGAAAGAGGCTTTATCACTCAGCATTTTCAGGACAAGGCTCAAAGGCTAGTTGATAACTTTGTGTCTCTATAGTTGGCAATCCCTAATTAACTGATTAAATGTCAATAATCTATGGGATATTGGGCGAATAAAACCTGTTTGTAAGAGAAAACAATGTATAAAACTTCTCTATATCGTTGACTTTCAAGTATAATTTCCATTTTCCcacaatttattgattattgtagTTATAAAGGGTTAAGCTGTAACTGAtatatttattagtttttaaattttatattaaagtattagtttttatatgaatgttatatttttatgttgaatGTATAGGAAATTTGGTTTGTGGATTGCCTATGATAAAATTGGTTAAATAAAAGTGGATGAATTTAGATGTTTTAATGTAgagatgacaaaattgaactgagaaaatataaaataaactgatacaattaataattaataaataaagtaatgCAAGTTGAAAACAGGTTGTTAATCACAGGTGGCAAATATCACATGATTCGCCACAAATGTACTTGCTTGCTGATGTAAAGCatgtgacaaataataaaatgaattattcatttatttgttgatataattacaaatcatatgaatatgattatgAATTAGTATTATCCTTATGAATGGAATAAGTGTGTGGGTGAtcgatgagatgatcaaacgtccatgcctaccggcggattcgaacccacaaccTGATAGCCACGCCATAGCCGTCTCAACTAGTAACCAGACCGGCAATTCTAACCACAAAAGTTGTACTGTTTATGGTGAATCTGTGTGTTTTATGACTTTGTTTTTGTGTTGCATGTTTTATGTACCAAAGGATGAATTATATGGGACAAATGGCTTTTCAGGCGATGAATGTGATCTCACTGCGTTATTTCAATCCAGTCGGAGCTCATTGTTCTGGCGAAATCGGTGAAGATCCGACGGGGGCACCCAACAATCTGATGCCCTATGTTGCACAAGTGGCCATTGGCAGGAGAAAAGAACTGCTCGTCTTTGGCAACGATTATGATACCCCTGATGGAACAGGTATTCAAATCATTTTACAAATCACTTTCAAACCTCTCAATATTGCAAAGCTACCCATCTCTCaactatataaaaaaatatagggccggtttccgagctcgggatttagctaagtcctacaCTTTAAACTCGTCTAGAAACATAATtttcgcctgcaaaaggcccttTCCCGTCCATGTAACGTAAGAaactattacaatattaaaaaagttCGTAATATACTTGGATTGTTTTCCTTAAACTATCCTGTAGCATCCCACTATACAGTCTAGAGTTATTGAATCTATgtaatttgtaacataaataaatatagtgtgagaataatatattttgcgaattatactgtaattatatttacattatgggccggtttccgagctcgggatttagccaagtcctagactttaaacagctggagtcagaaaattggttttccaaaacggggcgtagtcgcagtcattgcgtcatagtcacgtttgaattaaatttcgaaaaactagaaaattgaacacaaaataaaataaagagaaaatagtgtaaagtttcagctattttgaactatttaggaatgtctaatttcgccaagaaaaaacgtttccaattatagaaatgagaaaataaaaactacgactactgttataaaagctgcgattacgccccgttttggaaagccaattttctgactccagctgtttaaagtctaggacttggctaaatcccgagctcggaaaccggcccataatgtaaatataattacagtataattcgcaaaatatattattctcacactctatttatttatgttacaaattacATCGATTCAATAACTCTAGACTGTATAGTGGGATGCTACAGGATAGTTTAAGGAAAACAATCCAAGTATATAACGaacttttttcatattgtaataGTTTCTTACGttacatggacgggaaggggccttttgcaggcgaaaATTATGTTTCTAGACGAGGCGTTaaccgagactagaatttcattcaagcactgcaaaagacattcacgtccaagtaacatacactattttttgtcataatctaaagaagaataattgagaaatagaaaacattacctgcttgtgctgaagttactacatgcattctaacataacctagtttacaaattccgaatcaggaattttgtgtaAGTtgacctggagcgctgaaggtggtttttttgtagcagttttgctgttcctatttcggaactaagaaacatactcgactgtaaagaaaatatatggtttcattacagtagagtatgctgtaatgagaatcatatctttatttgttctgcaaacagctgtttaccggcttgatttcatgcatgggaaaaagctgagattgaatgactatgacaaaaatgtttttacaaTTTACTCTATGCATGCCATGCCGACCACACGGGTATAATATCGATTAATTATATTCGATACTCTGGATTTACtatctctatagtgaggtccaggttataatggcagtatttgataaaaattttcaagtagttttcaaagTTTATTCTCTTCAAACAGTAGTTTTAGTAATTTTCTAATATGAATAGTATTTGAGTCTTATTGTTATGTTAAGGAAGCATATTTGGACAATCAACTGTAGTTTTCgttgtaaaattttgaataaataagtaatataCTCTAGATCTAGATCATAATATATAACTCTGAGATGTTTCGCAAACAGGTGTTCGAGATTACATCCATATAATGGATTTGGCTGAAGGACATGTTGTTGCTCTTGAGAATATTCTGCAGACATCTTCTGTGCATCGATTCAATGTGTTCAATTTGGGTACTGGAAGAGGCTACTCCGTTTTAGAGGTAAGAATTTCCAAAACAAAAGTTAACCTCTGTTGCATACTGGGTGAATTCTATACCAACtttattctatcaaatgattggCAAAGTTAGAGTCAGTTTTCCCTTTCTTTAATGAattgatgtgttctttaattctgtCTTTGAATTTTCTCCCAGTTTGGCCTaagtagtggtgttttgagagagctgcctatccaatagaaatcgaggggtgtggcctccccctccaccccccctgccctagtccgccattttggccccgcccccagccaataggaagcgaggggcgtggccacgcccctttttcctccccctccaccccccctgccctagtcggccattttggccccgcccccagccaataggaagcgaggggcgtggccaaaatggcgtccctccaccccccttccctagtgtcggccattttgtcccccaccaaagtccccgccccaaccaataggaagaggttcCCCAGGCCCcgacggccatctttgttgtagcaggtgtcaaaaacatctgccccagtcatcccccaccaaagtccccgcccccaaccaataggaagaggttcccctacccaggaagtgcccccgacggccatctttgttgtagcaggtgttctgaCATCTGCCCCAGTCACACCTGCTTCTAAGTGGTGCCAattagcatattaaaaatatccccacatttaaaatctttaaaatcacagatatctaaactctcaaactacactactactactaatctatttcccagtcatatttttttcttttttttcctgcatcacttggtcgcctatcactgaacattcttttcaaaaacaactcttgcacctgatcagaattcaaattatgttgtacagcttcactcatgtcaaagatgtacctctttttgacatattgtgcaatcaaatagtatgaaaagttgaacaactg
Encoded proteins:
- the LOC111057923 gene encoding UDP-glucose 4-epimerase (The sequence of the model RefSeq protein was modified relative to this genomic sequence to represent the inferred CDS: added 246 bases not found in genome assembly), with translation MVGDVSILITGGAGFIGSHTVLVLLENGYDIIVLDNLVNAWKDDSEQIPEVLQRVERLTGKKITFYQVDLCDQDALSDVFNKHKIDCVIHFAALKAVGESCQEPLKYYSNNVTGSITLLKVMKEKNVTKLVFSSSSTVYGNPEYLPICEKHPTGRSCTNPYGKSKYFVEEILRDLVTSDKAMNVISLRYFNPVGAHCSGEIGEDPTGAPNNLMPYVAQVAIGRRKELLVFGNDYDTPDGTGVRDYIHIMDLAEGHVVALENILQTSSVHRFNVFNLGTGRGYSVLEVRISKTKVNLCCIL